In one window of Campylobacter hepaticus DNA:
- the coaE gene encoding dephospho-CoA kinase (Dephospho-CoA kinase (CoaE) performs the final step in coenzyme A biosynthesis.), which translates to MKNAFFVTASIACGKSTFINIANSMNFKSIDADKISHKILDKHAIELAQIFSQFHHKSLLIEDQKIDRKLLGSIIFHNKKAKQLLENFMHPKIRAKILEQMQILDQENKAFFVEIPLFFESGAYNNLGKVILIYAPKELSLKRMMQRDHLNFKEAKARLNSQIDIEEKLKKADFIIKNTGSYADFRQECVKVIQNISKGKM; encoded by the coding sequence ATGAAAAATGCTTTTTTTGTAACAGCTTCAATTGCTTGTGGTAAAAGTACTTTTATAAACATAGCAAATTCCATGAATTTTAAAAGTATTGATGCTGATAAAATAAGTCATAAAATTTTAGATAAACATGCTATTGAATTAGCACAAATTTTTTCTCAATTTCATCACAAAAGCCTCTTAATAGAAGATCAAAAAATCGATAGAAAACTACTTGGAAGTATTATTTTTCATAACAAAAAGGCAAAGCAATTATTAGAAAATTTTATGCACCCTAAAATTCGAGCAAAAATTTTAGAACAAATGCAAATTTTAGATCAAGAAAATAAAGCTTTTTTTGTAGAAATACCTCTTTTTTTTGAAAGCGGAGCTTATAATAATTTAGGAAAAGTTATTTTAATTTATGCGCCAAAAGAATTAAGCTTAAAAAGAATGATGCAAAGAGATCATCTAAATTTTAAAGAAGCAAAAGCAAGACTTAATTCTCAAATAGATATTGAAGAAAAACTCAAAAAAGCAGATTTTATTATCAAAAATACAGGATCTTATGCTGATTTTAGGCAAGAATGTGTTAAAGTAATACAAAATATTTCCAAAGGAAAAATGTGA
- a CDS encoding glucosaminidase domain-containing protein, giving the protein MKLIIIFLSFFSFSLYAFDNLKDGFGENYYELDIKQKRQVFFTKMNAMFDKSFEEIKQERAFVEAFFQHAYKTAFRTSNQTNLKKLIMLKNKYRIENLYDFAEYKKRIQKIPKSMGIAQALVESATGTSRFAREANNLFGEWTWGDKGLIPDLRHPEKKHKIKIFDSLQNSVDSYVLNLNRHFAYEKFRNARVEFEKKGKEISGLDAIKTLESYSELKGHYINLVSKIIKRYNLEKYDKDLNHI; this is encoded by the coding sequence TTGAAGCTCATTATAATTTTTCTTAGTTTTTTTTCATTTTCACTTTATGCTTTTGATAATTTAAAAGATGGATTTGGAGAAAATTATTACGAACTTGACATCAAGCAAAAAAGACAAGTTTTTTTCACAAAAATGAATGCCATGTTTGACAAAAGTTTTGAAGAAATCAAACAAGAAAGAGCTTTTGTTGAAGCTTTTTTTCAACATGCCTACAAAACAGCTTTTAGGACCTCGAATCAGACAAATCTTAAAAAACTTATTATGCTTAAAAATAAATACCGTATTGAAAATCTTTATGATTTTGCAGAATATAAAAAACGTATTCAAAAAATTCCAAAATCCATGGGTATAGCTCAAGCCCTAGTAGAAAGTGCTACAGGAACAAGTCGTTTTGCCAGAGAAGCTAATAATCTTTTTGGTGAATGGACTTGGGGAGATAAAGGTTTAATTCCTGATTTAAGACACCCAGAAAAAAAACATAAAATTAAAATTTTTGATAGTTTGCAAAATAGCGTTGATTCTTATGTTTTAAATTTAAATCGTCATTTCGCTTATGAAAAATTTCGTAATGCAAGGGTTGAATTTGAAAAAAAGGGTAAAGAAATATCAGGATTAGATGCTATTAAAACCCTAGAATCATACTCTGAACTTAAAGGTCATTATATTAATCTTGTAAGTAAAATCATCAAGCGATATAATCTTGAAAAATATGACAAAGATTTAAATCATATTTAA
- the dapF gene encoding diaminopimelate epimerase: MKFYKYCASGNDFIIINADKKENRNILAKELCNRYEGIGADGFIVILPHEKYDFEWEFYNNDGSKANMCGNGSRAAAHFAHHINKINPHMSFLTGAGIIKAKVCQDIVEVSLGQVKNIQNSFQDLGKTWHLCNTGVPHLVHFCKNLNEFDIILCQKMRQKYNANVNFAKIINANHLQVRTYERGIENETLACGTGMGACFYFALINQKVHDQIKITPKSGEELYFKLEKEELFFKGKVKYCFEAHYNFS, from the coding sequence GTGAAATTTTACAAATACTGTGCTAGTGGTAATGATTTTATCATCATCAATGCTGATAAAAAAGAAAATAGAAATATCTTAGCTAAAGAACTTTGCAATCGTTATGAGGGTATAGGTGCTGATGGATTTATTGTCATATTACCTCATGAAAAATATGATTTTGAATGGGAATTTTATAATAATGATGGATCAAAAGCAAATATGTGTGGCAATGGATCAAGAGCTGCAGCACATTTTGCGCACCATATTAATAAAATAAATCCTCATATGAGTTTTTTAACAGGAGCAGGAATCATTAAAGCTAAAGTTTGTCAAGATATTGTTGAAGTGTCTTTAGGTCAAGTTAAGAATATACAAAATAGTTTTCAAGATTTAGGGAAAACTTGGCACTTATGCAACACAGGAGTACCTCATTTAGTACATTTTTGCAAAAATTTAAATGAATTTGATATAATACTTTGCCAAAAAATGAGACAAAAATATAATGCAAATGTTAATTTTGCAAAAATCATTAATGCAAATCATTTACAAGTTCGCACCTATGAACGTGGTATAGAAAATGAAACTTTAGCTTGTGGAACAGGTATGGGAGCTTGCTTTTACTTTGCTTTAATTAATCAAAAAGTACACGATCAAATCAAAATTACACCCAAAAGTGGTGAAGAACTTTATTTCAAATTGGAAAAAGAAGAATTATTTTTTAAAGGAAAGGTAAAATACTGCTTTGAAGCTCATTATAATTTTTCTTAG
- a CDS encoding Dps family protein — MSVTKQLLQIQADAHHLWVQFHNYHWNVKGLQFFSIHEYTEKAYEEMAELFDSCAERVLQLGEKAITCQKVLIENAKSPKVQKDYFTPIEVIEFIKQDYEYLLTEFKKLNEVAEKENDTTTAAFAQENIAKYEKNLWMIGATLQDASKM; from the coding sequence ATGTCCGTTACAAAACAATTATTACAAATACAAGCAGATGCACACCATTTATGGGTTCAATTTCATAATTATCATTGGAATGTTAAGGGTTTGCAGTTTTTTTCTATACATGAATATACAGAAAAAGCTTATGAGGAAATGGCAGAGCTTTTTGATAGTTGTGCTGAAAGGGTTTTACAACTTGGAGAAAAAGCTATTACTTGCCAAAAAGTTTTAATAGAAAATGCAAAGAGTCCGAAAGTGCAAAAAGACTATTTTACTCCAATTGAAGTGATAGAATTTATAAAACAAGATTATGAGTATCTTTTAACTGAATTTAAAAAACTTAATGAAGTAGCAGAAAAAGAAAATGATACCACAACAGCAGCTTTTGCTCAAGAAAATATTGCAAAATATGAAAAAAACCTTTGGATGATAGGTGCTACTTTGCAAGATGCTTCTAAAATGTGA
- a CDS encoding DUF4143 domain-containing protein yields MKVLNFFYENPPKFEVSYKRKIQILNANTILKGPKFCGKKTLIFNYLSQFKTSEVLFLNMDDTRFERQSLDNLSDFLNNNLQIKILCLYNLDFIPDLTKITIPMLLSTNKKDLVLEGFEELELDYFDFEEFISIHKKNLPINHLVGLFLQSGRSEFGEKNVLLRQNFNLLELEILKYLALNLGQQISISKIFIELKKILKTSKDSVYYTIKELENTYMIYILKHDEKKLQKIYFRDFGLRNNLCISKNFIHLFENLVLNELFKFKQELFYNKYFSFYSKKYKIAYISSPTLDIDLIKLRAKKILSKALELGIFHVIFITLSNEDSFFEQGVKFEIIPFDKFSLGF; encoded by the coding sequence TTGAAGGTGCTAAATTTCTTCTATGAAAATCCCCCTAAATTTGAAGTAAGTTATAAAAGAAAAATTCAGATTTTAAATGCTAATACTATTTTAAAAGGTCCAAAATTTTGTGGTAAAAAAACCTTAATTTTTAATTACCTATCTCAGTTTAAAACAAGTGAAGTTTTGTTTTTAAATATGGATGATACCCGTTTTGAAAGACAAAGTTTAGATAATCTTTCAGATTTTTTAAATAATAATTTGCAAATTAAAATTCTTTGTCTTTATAATCTTGATTTTATTCCTGATTTAACAAAAATTACTATCCCTATGCTTTTAAGTACCAATAAAAAAGATTTAGTTTTGGAAGGTTTTGAAGAATTAGAACTTGATTATTTTGATTTTGAAGAATTTATTAGCATTCATAAGAAAAATTTACCCATTAATCATTTAGTTGGACTTTTTTTACAAAGTGGACGCAGTGAATTTGGAGAAAAAAATGTACTTTTAAGACAAAATTTTAACTTACTTGAACTAGAAATTTTAAAATATTTAGCTTTAAATTTAGGTCAACAAATTAGTATATCTAAAATTTTTATAGAACTTAAGAAAATATTAAAAACTTCAAAAGACAGTGTTTATTACACTATAAAAGAATTAGAAAATACTTATATGATTTATATTTTAAAACATGATGAAAAAAAACTTCAAAAGATTTATTTTAGAGATTTTGGTTTAAGGAATAATCTTTGTATTTCTAAAAATTTTATTCATTTATTTGAAAATTTAGTTTTAAATGAACTTTTTAAATTTAAACAAGAATTATTTTATAATAAATATTTTAGTTTTTATAGCAAAAAATATAAAATTGCTTATATTTCAAGTCCTACTTTGGATATAGATTTAATTAAGTTACGAGCTAAAAAAATTCTTTCTAAGGCTTTAGAACTTGGAATTTTTCATGTGATTTTTATCACTCTTTCTAATGAAGATAGTTTTTTTGAACAAGGAGTTAAATTTGAAATTATACCTTTTGATAAATTTTCTCTTGGGTTTTAA